The sequence below is a genomic window from Deltaproteobacteria bacterium GWC2_55_46.
GTTGTTGGCCCTGTTGTACTCGGCCTGTATCGTCCTCCTTCTCGCGGTCTCATCGATGGCCGCCTTCATGGAACGGGTAACGGCGTCACCGTAAAGGATGACCCTCCCGTTGACGTTCCGCGCGGCCCTGCCGCATGTCTGTATGAGAGAGCGCTCCGAGCGGAGAAAGCCCTCCTTGTCCGCGTCCAGGATGGCCACGAGCGATACCTCCGGTATGTCGAGCCCCTCCCTCAGGAGGTTTATGCCGATGAGCACGTCGAACTTGCCCATCCTCAGGTCCCTGATAATCTCCACCCTCTCCAGCGTCTCTATGTCCGAGTGCAGGTACTTGACCTTGAGCCCCAGCTCGGCGTAGTACTGCGCCAGGTCCTCGGCCATCCTCTTCGTAAGCGTCGTCACAAGCACCCGCTCGCCCTGTTTGACCCTCTTCCTTATTTCTCCGAGGAGGTCGTCTACCTGGCTCGCCGCAGGCCTGACATCTATTTCAGGGTCCATGAGCCCGGTCGGCCTTATTACCTGCTCCACCACGTTGCCCAGGGCCATCCGGTGCTCGTACTCGCCGGGAGTAGCCGATACGTAGACGGCCTGTTTTATCCTCCTGGAGAACTCATCGAACTTTAGCGGCCTGTTGTCCAGAGCCGACGGCAATCTGAAGCCGTACTCGACGAGCGTCTTTTTCCTGGAGAAGTCCCCGTGGTACATGCCGTTGAGCTGTGGGACCGTGATATGGCTTTCGTCCACGAAGAGGAGATAGTCCTCCGGGAAGTAGTCTATCAGCGTATATGGCGGCTCGCCCGGGAGCCTGCCGGAGATGTGCCTTGAGTAGTTCTCTATCCCCGAGCAGTAGCCCATCTCCTGGAGCATCTCGATATCGAAAAGCGTCCTCTGTTCGAGCCTCTGCGCCTCAAGGAGCTTTCTCTGCGCGTTAAGCTCCCCGAGCCTTTCCCTCAGCTCGTCCCTTATAGACTCTATGGCCCGGCTGAGGTTCTCCCTTGTGGTGACGTAATGGCTCGCCGGGTGGATGAGCGCCTTTTCCACCTTCCTCAAGGGCTTGCCCCGCAACGGGTCTATCTCGGAGATGTTCTCGATGGTATCGCCGAAGAACTCGAACCTCAACGCGGTCTCAGCCTCGTAGACAGGGAAGACATCGACGACGTCGCCGCGGACCCTGAAGGCCCCCCTGTGGAAGTCCACGTCGTTTCTGTCGTACTGCATCTCCACCAGCTTTTTGATGAGCACCGCCCTGTCCGTCTCCATGCCCCTTTCAGCGTATACGTGCATAGACCCGTAATCGTCCGGCGAGCCTATGCCGTAGATGCAGGAGACAGAGGCCACTATGATGACGTCTTTTCTCGTAAGGAGGGAGTGTGTAGTCGAGTGCCTGAGCTTGTCTATCTCGTCGTTTATCGACGCGTCCTTCTCGATGAAGGTATCTGTCGTCGGGACGTAGGCCTCCGGCTGGTAATAGTCGTAATATGATACGAAGTACTCGACGGCGTTTTCCGGGAAGAGGTCCCTGAACTCCGCGAAGAGCTGGGCCGCCAGGGTCTTATTGGGCGCGATGACGAGGGCCGGCCTGCCAAGCTCCTCGATGACCTTTGCCGCCGTAAAGGTCTTGCCGGACCCTGTCACCCCCAGAAGTATCTGGTGCTTTTCTCCCCCCTCGGTTCCTTTGACAAGGGCCTCTATGGCCCGGGGCTGGTCCCCCTTTGGCGTGTAATCCGTCCTCATCCGGAAAGGCGTATCCTTCTTTCTCATTCAAGTCCCTGTTATTGCTTCGGTTTTAGAGTAGAGTTTTACTGTTAAAGATACCATGAAAAGGGGGTAGTGTAAACAGACCGGAACGTCCGGCGCGAGATCGCTTGCCCAAAAAATATTTTAAATTCCGGCCACCTTGTGCTATTTTTATTGTTTCGGTCGAAAAACGCGAACCGGAACAAGGAGCCATATTTAAATGGACTACAAAGAGACCCTCAACCTTCCGAAGACAGACTTCCAGATGCGGGCCGAGCTCCCCAGAAAGGAGCCCGAGACGCTAAAGGCATGGGAGGAGACCGGCCTCTACGGGAAAATAATGGAGGCTGGCAAGGGCAGGCCCAAATACACCCTTCACGACGGGCCGCCATACGCCAACGGCAACATCCACATCGGCCACGCCCTCAACAAGATACTCAAGGACATCGTGGTAAAAAGCCGTTTCATGAACGGCTTCTCTACCGACTATGTGCCGGGCTGGGACTGCCACGGCCTCCCTATAGAGCTGCAGGTGGAAAAGGAGCTCGGCAAGGAGAAGTCCCAGCTCTCGAAGGTTGAGATAAGAAAGCGGTGCAGGGCCTATGCCGCGAAGTTCGTCGATATTCAGCGCGAGGACTTCAAGCGCCTCGGCGTATTCGGAGAGTGGGGCAACCCGTACCTTACGATGGACTTCGCCTACCAGGCCTCGATACTCCGCGAGCTCGGCAGGTTCGTCTCAGAGGGGCTCGTCTACAAGGGCAAAAAACCCGTCCACTGGTGCTCGTCCTGCAGGACCGCGCTGGCAGAGGCAGAGGTAGAGTACTACGACAAGACCTCCCCTTCGATATACGTAAGGTTCTCACTCGACAAGGGGGAGCTTGAAAAGAGGCTCGGCCTCTCGATCCCGGACGAGAAGGCATATATCGTCATCTGGACCACCACCCCATGGACCCTGCCGGCGAACCTGGCGGTAGCGCTCCACCCTGAGCTCGATTACTCGCTCGTATCAGCCAGCGGGGCGGCATATATAGTCGCGAAGGGGCTCCTTGAGGAGGTATCAAAAAAACTCGGATGGGAGGCCCCGAAAGAACTGAAGGAATTCCGCGAGGAGGCCTTGAAGGGGCTCAAGGCCCGCCATCCCTTTATCGACAGGGACTCGCCCCTGCTGCCCGGCGAGCACGTAACCCTTGACGCGGGCACCGGGGTAGTACACATCGCGCCAGGCCACGGCCAAGAAGACTACGAGCTGGGGCTAAAGTTCGGCCTCGAGATATATAACCCGGTAGATAACGCCGGCAAGTTCATGCAGGTAGTGCCGGAGTTCGCAGGCCAGCAGGTCTTCAAGGCCAACGACGCCATAGTAGAGCTCCTCAGGCAAAACGGCTCGCTGCTTCTGAAAGAAGATATAAAACATTCATACCCCCACTGCTGGCGCTGTAAATCACCTATCATCTTCAGGGCCACAGAGCAGTGGTTCGCCTCGATGGAGGCCGGGGGCTTGAGGGCCAAGGCGCTCGACGCCATCTCGAACAAGGTGCGCTGGATCCCCTCCTGGGGCAGGGACCGCATCTATAACATGGTCTTGAACAGGCCGGACTGGTGCCTCTCCAGGCAGAGGGCATGGGGCGTGCCGATACCCGCGCTAAAATGCAAGGGATGCGGAGAATCGCTCCTGGATGCCGGCCTTATAGAGTGGCTCGCCAGGGAGGTCGAGAAAAAGGGCGCTGACGTCTGGTTTGAAAAGGACGCAACAGAGCTTGCGTTGGCAGGCACCGCCTGCCCGAAGTGCGGGTCAAAGGAGTTCGAGAAGGAAGAAGACATCCTCGACGTCTGGTTCGACTCCGGCGTAAGCTTCTCGGCGGTGCTCGAATCGCGCGGCAACCTTAAATTCCCGGCTGACCTATATCTCGAAGGCAGTGACCAGCACAGGGGCTGGTTCCACTCGTCGCTCCTCGCCTCAGAGGGCACACGCTCCACCCCGCCATACAACGCCGTCCTCACACACGGGTTCGTGGTCGACGGCTCAGGCAGGAAAATGAGCAAGTCCATCGGCAACGTCGTCGCCCCGCAGGAGGTCATCGGCAGGTACGGAGCCGAGGTCTTGAGGCTCTGGGTGGCTGGCGAGGACTATAGAGAAGACATACGCATTTCCGAAGAGATCTTGAAGAGGCTCTCCGAGGCTTACAGGAGGATAAGGAACACCTTCCGCTTCATACTCGGCAACCTCTACGACTTCGACCCGGCCAGAGACGGGGTAAGATACGAAGAGCTGGAAGAGCTCGACAGGCTTACCCTCCATAAGCTCGCGAAGCTTACCGCGCGCTTAAGAGAGGCTTACGAGGAATTCGAGTTCCACGCCGTCTATCACTCGGTCCACAACTTCTGCACGGTCGACCTCTCGGCCTTCTACCTCGACGTAGTAAAGGACAGGCTCTATACCTACAGGGCCGACTCAAGGGGGCGCCGCGCGGCCCAGACCACCATCTGGCTTGTGCTCGACCACCTTCTGCGCCTCACCGCCCCGGTGCTCGTCTTCACGACCGACGAGGCATGGGGGTTCATGCCTGGGGAAAAAGCGGAGAGCGTGCACCTCTCATCAATGCCTGAACCGGAAAAGGAATGGCTCGACCCGGCGCTCGAAGAGAAATGGGAAAGATTGATGGCGTACAAGGGCGAGATAGCGAAGGCCATCGAAGGTGCGAGGCAGGGCAAGATCGTCGGCCACCCCCTTGACGCTCAGGTAGTGCTCTATCCGCCCGCCAAGGACCTTGAGCTTATGATGAGCGAGGAGAAGGCCCTCGAGGAGGTGCTTATCATCTCAAGGCTCATCGTATCCCAGGAGCCGTTGGTCGAAACCTCTGCGGGAGAGGCTTCGTTCAATTTCAAGTCCCAGGAAATACCGGGCCTTGACATCGTCGTCGGCAAGGCCGAGGGCGGCAAATGCGAGAGGTGCTGGCACTACAGCACCTACGTCGGGAAGGACCATGAACACCCGGCTATCTGCGACAGATGCGTGGAGGCACTGGCATAAGCGTCCATTGGAAGATATTCGCGGCTACCGTCCTGACGGTAGCCGCCCTCGACCAGGCTACGAAGCTCATCATAACGCAGAGCCTCCCGGTCTACAGCGGCGTAGAGGTCGTCCCGGGCTTCTTCAGCATCGTCCATTACCTTAACAAGGGGGCCGCCTTCGGGATACTTAACGACGGCGGGGCCGCCAAAAAGCTCTTCCTCATAGGCGTCTCGCTCGTCTCGCTCGCCATTGTTACGTTCCTCATAAGGCAGTCCACTAGCAGGCTTCACTCCTTCGCCTTCTCGCTTATAGCCGGTGGCGCTGTCGGGAACCTCATCGACAGGGTCCGCTTCGGCTCTGTCGTGGACTTCCTCGACTTCTACCTCTACACGCGCCACTGGCCCGCATTCAATGTCGCGGACTCGGCCATAACCGCCGGGGTCGCCATCGCGCTCTTCTCTTATCTTTTCGGTAACGAAAAATCCGGGGAAGAAAACATTTAAAGGCAGAATACGGTTGGCACGCGAACGCATCGCGCTTCTGTGGCGGGGTAAAGGTTGTTCGCCGCAGATCCGGCCTTATTTCGAGCTGCTAAATCTTATCGAGGCCCAACCTCCTTGCCTCTGCCTCCACAAAGCCCTTTACCGCGGCGGTGTCTTCATCGGAGAGCGACATGAACATCAGCCCGTAGCCGCCAAATAACGTCTTGTTGGCAACCTCGGTGGTAGACCACTTAACCGTTGCCTTTGCCTCCAGCACCCGCGCCGTACCCGGCAAAGAGAACCTGAGCCTTACTACCGCCCCCGTCAGAAGCTCCGATTTTGTGTTGAGGAATGCCCCTGTATCGCTCAGGTTCAGCAGAAACCCGGTCCTGGTGATATCTCCGAGGATGAAGTCCGCCGCGATAGATACAGGCACCCTTATCCTGGGCTGCCCCTGGGCGACCTTCTCCGGGAAGAGGAGCCTGTTGACCCTGAAGACTATCTGCTCTGGCGTAAGCCCTTTTGTCATGAGGCCGCTCGCCCCCAGCGCCTTGAGCTTATCCATGACCTCACCCGGCTCATAGACGCCGGTGATGATGAGAACCGGGAACCTGCCCTGGAGACCGTTCTCGGATATCCAGTTGAGGACCCCGAAACCGTCGATATCGGGCATCTGGAGGTCGAGCATCAGGAGGTCTATGCCGCCGGAGTCTATCGATATCTCCCTTATAAGCTCCCTTCCGTCCTTCGCGAACTTGACCTTGTGCCCTGCCTCCACAAGGATGTCGCTCAGCTTGGTCCTGAAAAAAATGGAATCGTCCGCGACAAGGATGCGCTTGGAGTCCTTTGTTATCATTCCCTGCTTCCTTTCTTATTTGAACGCGTGGAAAGATTCGCCGGGGACGGTTTTTTTGAAGCTTAGACGGTCAGGAGAAACGAGGCTGGTGAACGGGTCGTATTGGTTCGCGATTTCCCCGGGCATGCCGGGCAGCAGCCCGGACACTTGGATTATACAGGAAACGGGCTGCCGCGGTCAATCGCCTTCGGCCTTGGGCATCTCCCATGTAGCGTAAGTGCATGAGGGGTATTTGGAACAGCTGAAAAAGGTCCTGCCCCTCTTTGTCCTTCTCTCGACGATCATGCCACCGTCCTGGTTCGGGCATGGGATGCCCGTGGAAAGCGGCTTCGTGGTCTTGCAGTTGGGGTAGTCCGGACAGGCGAGGAACCTGCCGAAACGGCCGCTCTTGACTATCATGTTCTTGCCGCAGGTCGGGCACGGGGTGTCGGTCGTCTCTGTGGTCCTCTCAAGCGGCACCACCTTGCCGTCCTCGCCTGTCGTGAAGTCCTTGGTGTTCTTGCAGCCCGGATAGGCGGAACAGGCAAGGAACTTGCCCTTTCTGCCCCATTTTATGACCATGGCGCTCCCGCACTTCTCGCAGGTGATGTCTGTGGGCACCTCTTCGGCCTTGACGTTCTTCATCTCCTTTTTCGCCTTCTCAAGGCTCTCCTTGAAGGGGCCGTAGAACTCCTTCATCGCCTCGCGCCACTCCATCTGCCCGTCCTCTATCATGTCGAGCTCCTCTTCCATGTGGGCGGTGAACTCTACGTCGAGTATGCCGGGGAAGCTCTGGACAAGGAGGTCCGTGACCATGAAGCCCAGCTCCGTGGGCTTCAATTGCTTGTTCTCCTTCACGACGTACTCCCTGTCCTGTATGGTCGAGAGTATGGCCGCGTAGGTCGAGGGGCGGCCTATGCCCTTCTCCTCCAGCTCCTTTACGAGCGAAGCCTCGGTATACCTGGGCGGGGGCTGGGTGAAGTGCTGAGCCGGGTCGAGGCCCAGGAGCTTCAACGCCTCCCCTGCCTTGAAGGCCGGAAGCCTCTCCTCCTTTTCCTCCTCAACGTCCTGCCCTTCGATGTATACCGCCATGAAACCCTGGAACTTGACGGTAGAGCCTGAGGCCGAGAAGGTATAGTCCTTCGCCTCTATAAGGGCCCTCGTCTGGTCCATGATGGCAGGCGTCATCTGGCAGGCTATGAACCTGTTCCAGATGAGCTGATAGAGCCTGAACTGGTCCCGGGAAAGGTCTTTTTTCACCGCCTCCGGCGGGTACTGGAAGTAGGTCGGCCTTATGGCCTCGTGCGCGTCCTGGGTCTTTTTCTTGGTCTTATAGATATTGGGACCCTTGGGCAGGTAGTCCGCCCCGAACTTCTGCTCGATATGGACCCTTGCCGCCGCTATGGCCTCGTTGGATATCCTTGTGGAATCGGTCCTCATGTAGGAGATGAGGCCTACAGGGCCTTCGTTCCCTATCTCGACCCCTTCGTAAAGCTGCTGCGCGAGCATCATCGTCTTCTTGGCTGTGTATCCGAGTTTCCGCGCCGCCTCCTGCTGGAGCTTACTTGTGGTGAACGGGGCTGCCGGGTTCCTCTTCGTCTCCTTTGATTCGACCTCGGCCAGCTTGAAGGGCGCTCCTTCAAGCCCCGAGAGAACGGTCCTGGAATCGAGTTCGTTATTGAGATCGATCTTCTTCCCGCCCTTTTTGGCAAGCTTCGCCGTGAAGGCGTCGCCTGCGAGCGTTTCAAGCCTCGCGGTTATCGACCAGTACTCCCTCGGGACAAAGGCCTGTATCTCCCTCTCCCTTTCGCAGATGATGCGGACCGCGACAGACTGCACCCTGCCGGCTGAAAGCCCCCTTCTCACCTTGTCCCAGAGTATGGGGCTCACCTGGTATCCGACGAGCCTGTCGAGGACGCGCCTTGCCTGCTGGGCCTCGTACTTGTGCTGGTCCAGGGTGGTAGGGCTTGAGATGGCCTCCTTGACGGCCTTTTCGGTTATCTCGTTAAAGAGGACGCGGAACGTCTTCTCCTTCTTCTTGTCTATCTCCTCGGCTATATGCCATGCGATAGCCTCGCCCTCCCTGTCAGGGTCGGGCGCCAGAAAGATCTTTTCAGCGATCTTGCCCGCCTTCTTCAGCTCGCGTATCGTATTGGCCTTGCCTTTTATAAGCTCGTAATGGGGCTCAAAGCCGCTGTCTATCTCTATCCCGAGCTTGCTCTTGGGAAGGTCCTTTATATGCCCTACCGAGGCAAGCACCATGAAGTCCTTGCCGAGGAACTTGTTTATTGTCTTTGCCTTCGCGGGTGACTCGACTATTACAAGCGATTTTGCCATCTTACCCTGTGTATATGCGGTTTTTTATTTTTGAACCACCGGACAATCGAAACTATTCCCCGGAGTTCGGCCCTTGTCAAGCAAGCGTGCTGTAATTGGATTTGCAGTGCCGGACATCATGACGGCATCGGGACGATAAGCGCCTGTAAAACGCCAGCAATTATAACATAATCCGCTCCCGATGGCCGTCTAAAATCGAAAGCTGGTTTTTTAACAGGTTGCTGAAAAACTCAAAACACTTCCAGCCGTTAGACCCGTCGCATGAAGCATTTCCCCGGCTTCTGCTCTACAAAGCCCTTCAGCTCCATTTCAAGGAGAAGGGTCGAGGTCCTCGCTACAGTAAGGCCTGTCCTGTCGATGAGGCTGTCTATCTGAGCCGGCCCTTCTTCGAGGGCATCGAGTATCATCATCTCCTCGGCTCCGGCCTTAAGCTCTGAGGCTTGCCTGCCCTGCGTAAGCGGGCTTATTGAAAGGGCCGCAGCCACGTCGGATGCGCTCTCGACCAGCATCGCCCCATCCTTGATGAGCTTGTTCGTGCCGGTGCTCCTGTATGAGGTCACCTGCCCAGGCACGGCGAAGACCTCCCTGCCCTGTTCGAGGGCGAGCCTCGCGGTCATGAGAGAGCCGCTCCTTAAAGGCGCCTCCACCACCACGACCCCCATGGAGAGCCCGCTTATTATCCTGTTCCTCCTCGGGAAGTTATGCGGAAGCGGCGGAGTCGACATGAGGTACTCGGTTATGAGCAACCCCTTTTCCGCTATCTCATCGTAAAGCTTTCTGGACTCTCCGGGGTATACGATGTCAACTCCGGTGCCAAGGACCGCGACGGTAGCGCCGCCGGCTGAGAGCGCCCCTTTGTGGGCCGCGGTATCGCATCCCCGGGCCATGCCGCTTACAACTGTAGCGCCCATATAGCCGAGCTCAGTCCCGAGGGTCTCGGCCATCTTAAGGCCATAATGGGTCGGATGTCTCGTCCCCACCACACCAACCGCCGGGAAGCCGTCCCTGTACTGCGCGCCCTTCATGTACAGCAAACATGGCGGGTCGTAGATCCTTTTAAGGGCCGATGGGTACTCCGAGTCTTCAAAGGTCACTATCCTCGCGCCGTCCTTGTGCGCGAGCTCACGCTCCTTTTCGACCCTGTCCCATGCATCGAACGCCCTTACAGACCTGGCAAAAGGGACGGAGAAGCCTTCAAGGGCTTTTTCGTCGGATGAGAATATCTCCTCCGGGCCATTGAACCTCTCAAGCAGGGTAACGACGCTTAAGCGTTCCATGCCCCTCAGCATGCTGAGGGCAAGCCAGTATTCAAGCCTATCCTTACCCAACGATCTCCCCTCAGGCGTTTTTTCTGCTCGGCTTGTTTTCGGGATGCTTGCCAGTTGGGCGGCTTTCAAGCCGCCCAACTGTTGTGAGCCTACTCGGTACGGAGCGTCGATACGCCGTCGCCCCAGACTATCGCTCTGGTGCTCTTGACCAGGACCGCGGTAGACGCGCCATCAGATGTCTCTATTACGACGAGAGAGCCCAGCTCAAGGGGCGGCAACTGGATCTCTTTGCCGTTCATCGGGTCCGGCACTTTAGGGACGGCCCTGTAGACGCGCATCATATTGCCGGGCTTGAGCCCGTCCCTGGAGCCTTTGTCGATATAGACTACGTCGCCGGACGACAGGTTCTCCTTGCCCTCAAGGGCAGTGACGATCACGCCGGCGACATCGGTATCCGCTTCGGTTATGGCGACTTCAAGGACAGGCGCGCTGTAAGGCCTGAGCTTCGCGCCGACCGGGACCTCATGATAGACTCTGTCGACCGTGCCCTCGACCACATCTGCGACCTTTGTGACAATAACGCTGCCGAGTACATCTATCTCGTAGCCAAGGCCCTTTCCGGTCTCCGGGTGCTTGATCCGCCTGCCGGCGGCGAATATGGTATAGCGGTCCCCGGCATTGACGGAAGCCTTATCCTTAAACGTCAGGAAGACATCCTCGCCATCGCCGAAGTAGTTGTTTTTCTCTTTGGTGGCGGCTATGGCGCCGCTGCCCTTCAGGTCTTCAACCGAGATAAAGCCGCTCCTCGCGATCGCATGGTCTTTAAGCTTCGGCCCCGCCGGGGCTTCCGGCGCTTTCACCTCTTCAGCTTCTGGTTCGAGGAGCTCGACCTTCTCGGGGGGCTCCTCGAGGGTTACCTTATCAAGGCCTTCCGCTTTCGCGTCAGCCGGCTCCATTACCTCTATCCCGTCTGGCGTGATCCTTACGATATTGCCGGGGTAGATAAGGTGCGGGTTCTTGATGTAAGGGTTGTTCTTCCAGACCCCTGGCCACTTAAACGGGTCTTTAAGATACTTTTCAGAGATATCCCAAAGGGTATCCCTTGGGACTATCTTGTGGTAGACCGGCTCTCCCTCAATGGCTGCCTCAGGTGTGGCTGCCTCAGGCGCCTCACCCGCGGTCGCGTGCGCGGCCATGAAGACCGACGCTAAAAGAGCGGCTATAAATAACCTTTTCGTGGCCATCTTTGCACCTACCTTTCGCCTTTCAGGGCCTTTCTGGCCATTGCGGCGGCGTTCGAGGAAGGGTACTTCGAAAGGAGCCTTTCGAAGTACGCATTAGCCTGCTCTGACCTACCCATCTCCTTTAGCGACAATCCCGCCTTCAGAAGCGCGTCAGGGGTCTTGTTCTCCTCGGGGTACTTATCGGAGACTTCAGCGAACTTCTCAAGGGCTTTTTCAAAATCCTTCTCGGTGTAGTACGCCTCCCCTATCCAGTAAAGGGCGTTGTCGGAGAGGCTGTGCCTCGGGTATGCCTTTATAAACGAGGTAAAGACCTGCCGTGCCTCTTCATACCTGCCCGCCATGAAAAGGTCCTGCCCCCTGTTGTACATCGGCTCGGCATCCTTCATGGACTCTCTCGTGGTATGGCCTTTCTGGTCCGGGCCCGGGTTATACCTTAAAGGCTCCTCGGCGAGAGGCACGACCTTGAGCCCCTCTGGCGGCGCCGCGGGCACCGAGGCGGCGCTCAATTTTTCGATCTCGGCCCTGGAGGCGTCAACCTTCTCCTGGAGGAGGGTCAATCTGTTGCCAAGGTCGTCTATCCTGCCGTTGGAGGCGTCGACGGACGCCTTAAGCTCATTGACCTTGATGGAGAGCTGATCGATGGCCAACTGCTGCTCCTTAAGCCCGGCGCAGCCGGATAGGGCCAGCGCCGTGAGGACGAAAAGTACCGGTTTTAGCTTCATTTTGGGAAACTTAATCTCCTTCTCCTCGATTTGTCAAGCAAAATTAAAGAAACCGGCCCGGGGCTTTTCGCCTTCATAGACGAATTTACCCCCTGGATAAAGGCGCGTCAGTGACCCGAATCACGCTCCCCGGTATCGAGCATCTCCTGGATCTTCCTCCCGAGAGCGGCCTTCCCCTCGCCGGTAGTCGCAGAAAAGAGGACGGGGCTGCCGAGGTCGACCGTCTTTTTTATCCCGGACAGCCTCGATGAGAGCTGGTTTCTGGATAGCTTGTCGACCTTGGTGAATACCACGGTGCAAGGGATGCCGTGCCCATTAAGCCACTCAAGGACGTTACCCTCCTCTTCCCCCACATCCCTCCTCGGGTCGAGGATAAAGAGCGCGCCCTTTATGCTGCCGCGCTTCCTGAAGTACTCCTCGGTCATCCGCTTCCAGGACTTTCTTTCCTCCAGCGAGACCTTGGCGTAGCCGAATCCCGGCAGATCTACCAGGAAAAAATCCCCGTTTACGCGGTAGAAGTTTATGGTCCGCGTCTTTCCGGGCTGAGAACTGGTCTTGGCAAGCCCTTTCCTGTTAACGAAGGAATTGATGAGGGAGGATTTCCCGACGTTGCTCCTGCCAATGAGCACAACCTCTGGCGCCCCGGCGGCAGGGCACTGCTCAAGCTTCACCGCGCTTGCTATGTACTCAGCTTTTGCCACCCTTATCATGTTACCGTAATTATCTCCTCGTAGGTAGTAACGCCCTGGAGCATCTTCCTTATGGCCGATTCCCTCAGGGTCGACATCCCGTCTTCCCTCGCGGCCTTGAGGATTGCCGAGGTATCGACCGTCTTTGAGAGGACGGCCTTTACCTTTTCAGTAAAGTCCATTATCTCGAATATCCCGTTCCGCCCCCTGTAGCCGGTGCCCCTGCATTCAGCGCAGCCCTCGCCGTAGAAGACCTTGTACTCGCGTTCCTTTAGCCTCAGGTTCTGCATCTCCTCGACAGAAAGCGTCCGTTCCTTCCGGCAGTGAACGCAGATCTTTCTTACGAGCCTCTGCGCCAGTATCCCGGCGACAGTCGAATTTATAAGGAAGGGCGGCACGCCGAGGTCAGTAAGCCTTGTAACTG
It includes:
- a CDS encoding excinuclease ABC subunit B; this translates as MRKKDTPFRMRTDYTPKGDQPRAIEALVKGTEGGEKHQILLGVTGSGKTFTAAKVIEELGRPALVIAPNKTLAAQLFAEFRDLFPENAVEYFVSYYDYYQPEAYVPTTDTFIEKDASINDEIDKLRHSTTHSLLTRKDVIIVASVSCIYGIGSPDDYGSMHVYAERGMETDRAVLIKKLVEMQYDRNDVDFHRGAFRVRGDVVDVFPVYEAETALRFEFFGDTIENISEIDPLRGKPLRKVEKALIHPASHYVTTRENLSRAIESIRDELRERLGELNAQRKLLEAQRLEQRTLFDIEMLQEMGYCSGIENYSRHISGRLPGEPPYTLIDYFPEDYLLFVDESHITVPQLNGMYHGDFSRKKTLVEYGFRLPSALDNRPLKFDEFSRRIKQAVYVSATPGEYEHRMALGNVVEQVIRPTGLMDPEIDVRPAASQVDDLLGEIRKRVKQGERVLVTTLTKRMAEDLAQYYAELGLKVKYLHSDIETLERVEIIRDLRMGKFDVLIGINLLREGLDIPEVSLVAILDADKEGFLRSERSLIQTCGRAARNVNGRVILYGDAVTRSMKAAIDETARRRTIQAEYNRANNITPETIKSRIKDVLGSIYEGDYYTVPVAAEKAKEYVPPHEIPELIRSLRKEMERAARKMDFEKAAELRDRINELEAREIRIG
- a CDS encoding isoleucine--tRNA ligase, with amino-acid sequence MDYKETLNLPKTDFQMRAELPRKEPETLKAWEETGLYGKIMEAGKGRPKYTLHDGPPYANGNIHIGHALNKILKDIVVKSRFMNGFSTDYVPGWDCHGLPIELQVEKELGKEKSQLSKVEIRKRCRAYAAKFVDIQREDFKRLGVFGEWGNPYLTMDFAYQASILRELGRFVSEGLVYKGKKPVHWCSSCRTALAEAEVEYYDKTSPSIYVRFSLDKGELEKRLGLSIPDEKAYIVIWTTTPWTLPANLAVALHPELDYSLVSASGAAYIVAKGLLEEVSKKLGWEAPKELKEFREEALKGLKARHPFIDRDSPLLPGEHVTLDAGTGVVHIAPGHGQEDYELGLKFGLEIYNPVDNAGKFMQVVPEFAGQQVFKANDAIVELLRQNGSLLLKEDIKHSYPHCWRCKSPIIFRATEQWFASMEAGGLRAKALDAISNKVRWIPSWGRDRIYNMVLNRPDWCLSRQRAWGVPIPALKCKGCGESLLDAGLIEWLAREVEKKGADVWFEKDATELALAGTACPKCGSKEFEKEEDILDVWFDSGVSFSAVLESRGNLKFPADLYLEGSDQHRGWFHSSLLASEGTRSTPPYNAVLTHGFVVDGSGRKMSKSIGNVVAPQEVIGRYGAEVLRLWVAGEDYREDIRISEEILKRLSEAYRRIRNTFRFILGNLYDFDPARDGVRYEELEELDRLTLHKLAKLTARLREAYEEFEFHAVYHSVHNFCTVDLSAFYLDVVKDRLYTYRADSRGRRAAQTTIWLVLDHLLRLTAPVLVFTTDEAWGFMPGEKAESVHLSSMPEPEKEWLDPALEEKWERLMAYKGEIAKAIEGARQGKIVGHPLDAQVVLYPPAKDLELMMSEEKALEEVLIISRLIVSQEPLVETSAGEASFNFKSQEIPGLDIVVGKAEGGKCERCWHYSTYVGKDHEHPAICDRCVEALA
- a CDS encoding signal peptidase II, translated to MRGGTGISVHWKIFAATVLTVAALDQATKLIITQSLPVYSGVEVVPGFFSIVHYLNKGAAFGILNDGGAAKKLFLIGVSLVSLAIVTFLIRQSTSRLHSFAFSLIAGGAVGNLIDRVRFGSVVDFLDFYLYTRHWPAFNVADSAITAGVAIALFSYLFGNEKSGEENI
- a CDS encoding DNA topoisomerase I (catalyzes the ATP-dependent breakage of single-stranded DNA followed by passage and rejoining, maintains net negative superhelicity), producing MAKSLVIVESPAKAKTINKFLGKDFMVLASVGHIKDLPKSKLGIEIDSGFEPHYELIKGKANTIRELKKAGKIAEKIFLAPDPDREGEAIAWHIAEEIDKKKEKTFRVLFNEITEKAVKEAISSPTTLDQHKYEAQQARRVLDRLVGYQVSPILWDKVRRGLSAGRVQSVAVRIICEREREIQAFVPREYWSITARLETLAGDAFTAKLAKKGGKKIDLNNELDSRTVLSGLEGAPFKLAEVESKETKRNPAAPFTTSKLQQEAARKLGYTAKKTMMLAQQLYEGVEIGNEGPVGLISYMRTDSTRISNEAIAAARVHIEQKFGADYLPKGPNIYKTKKKTQDAHEAIRPTYFQYPPEAVKKDLSRDQFRLYQLIWNRFIACQMTPAIMDQTRALIEAKDYTFSASGSTVKFQGFMAVYIEGQDVEEEKEERLPAFKAGEALKLLGLDPAQHFTQPPPRYTEASLVKELEEKGIGRPSTYAAILSTIQDREYVVKENKQLKPTELGFMVTDLLVQSFPGILDVEFTAHMEEELDMIEDGQMEWREAMKEFYGPFKESLEKAKKEMKNVKAEEVPTDITCEKCGSAMVIKWGRKGKFLACSAYPGCKNTKDFTTGEDGKVVPLERTTETTDTPCPTCGKNMIVKSGRFGRFLACPDYPNCKTTKPLSTGIPCPNQDGGMIVERRTKRGRTFFSCSKYPSCTYATWEMPKAEGD
- a CDS encoding DNA protecting protein DprA, whose protein sequence is MLRGMERLSVVTLLERFNGPEEIFSSDEKALEGFSVPFARSVRAFDAWDRVEKERELAHKDGARIVTFEDSEYPSALKRIYDPPCLLYMKGAQYRDGFPAVGVVGTRHPTHYGLKMAETLGTELGYMGATVVSGMARGCDTAAHKGALSAGGATVAVLGTGVDIVYPGESRKLYDEIAEKGLLITEYLMSTPPLPHNFPRRNRIISGLSMGVVVVEAPLRSGSLMTARLALEQGREVFAVPGQVTSYRSTGTNKLIKDGAMLVESASDVAAALSISPLTQGRQASELKAGAEEMMILDALEEGPAQIDSLIDRTGLTVARTSTLLLEMELKGFVEQKPGKCFMRRV